The stretch of DNA TGTGGTCCATCATGGTCCATCACTGACCAGGGTACTCCAAAAGGTCCCTCCAGAGGACCACCACGATCCACACTCTCCGGAGGTTCCGGAGCAAGTGAGGAATTCATCGTCCCCCACGGGTATTTATATCTTCTCGATTAGAAAAGGGGGGAAACCAATGTTTGAAATGTTTGATCATAAGGTGATGAtacacatgttatgaaacataatatatcaaacaaatttaaatattctttcATTTCCTGTTCAATTTTCCCGCCCTCAGTTAGCAAAGCAAATAGTTTGGTAGATGGCGCAAACGTCAGAATGCTACATATTAATAACATAGCTCATAATAAAGCTTTGAAAGTTTATACTCAACCATATTCAAGCTTTTGTAGCATTAAATATAGTACTTAAACATGTAACAACATTCTATAAACGAAGGAAACCAAGAAAACTATAAACTTAATTCACGTATCAGTATTTTGTACAGCAGATAATGCTGAAGAAGAGGTTAGTATTGTTTGTACTCAACAATATATATTCTGTATTACATACTTAAGTCTCATGTTTTTCTAGGTATGGATCCAGAGTTTCTTTCTAGATTAATTCCACAAAACAAAGACCATGTGCGTCCAGCATGCAAAAAATGTGGATATGCAGGACATCTTACATATCAGTGTCGTAATTTCATTAAAGTAGACCCAAATAAAGAGATCGTACTTGATGTCAGCAGTACAAGTTCTGACAGTGATGAAAATTATGTGACTCCTTTGACTGAATTACGTGAGAAAGAATTAAAGAAGAAACTAAAGGAAGCTAAGAAGAAACACAAAGATAAGAAGAGTAAGAAGAAATCTAAAAAACGTGAAAGATCAGAATCAACTGACACAGAATCAGAAGTAGAAGCCTCCAGTGAAGAGGAAAAGAAACACAAacataaaaagaagaaaaagaaatctaAACACAAGAAACGtaaaaaacataaaaaagaTGATTCATCAGATAGCAATCATGATGacaagaaaaaataatttttatctttttataACTGCTAATGAAATAGACTTAATAAAATTCAGATTGTAAATATTTACTTTGTGTGACTAATATAATGTACATATATAGAATAATTTCTCGAAATTCTTTAATTAAGTTAACGACGCTAAATCCGAACctaaataatattaaacaatatacataataaataatacaataaatcacattgagatttgattcaATTGATAATATAACATAACACAAACAAAAAAACGTACCTGATTACGttttaattgaaaataaatcccgatcttttaaataaaaaatgcacTTTTCACAATCGCACGTTCTCCGTTtgaacaagcataaaacactaatgGCGTTCATATTTCTACTGCGCATGCGTCCCGCTAGAGGATGCGAAATACGTAAATATAAAGGTTAGAATGAACTGAATCAGTAAATAAATCATGACAAGACACGCAAGGAATTGCACAGCTGGTGCTGTTTACACATATCACGAGAAAAAGAAAGATGCAGCAGCCTCGGGCTATGGAACGAATACCCAGAGAGTGGGAAAGGATTCTGTTAAGGATTTTGACTGCTGCTGTCTGACACTACAACCTTGTAGAAATCCTGTTATAACGTTTGTATACAAAGTTGCATTCATCATTTCTTGTTTTTGCTTTGCATCACTAGTTCTATATTTTCAGGAAAGAAGGCTACTTATTTGACAAAGAAGCCATCCTGGAATATGTTTTAACGAAAAAGAGAGAGTATGCAAGAAAACTGAAGGAATATGAAAAGCAAAAACAACAGGCAGAAGTAAGTTGAAAAAACtatatatttaaacatttttatggATGCCATTCTTAACCAGTTTTTATGCTTGTTTCAGGATCAATCGAACGAAAAAACTGCTAATGAGGAACTGCAAAAATTGCAGAAATTTTTAAAGggagaaaaaaatattgtctCCAGAAATCAGACTGCAGCTAATGAATCGACTTCTTCAGTTTCTAATATGAGCAATGGCAAGGACAAAGTATTACCAAGTTTTTGGATTCCATCTAAGACACCAGAAGCAAAAGAAATAACATTACAGAAACCAGATAAAACAATCTATTGTCCTATTAGTGGAATGCCATTGAAAATAAAGGATCTTATTCCTGTGAAGTTTACTCAAGTGAAAGACCCAGATGATAAAAAGTCCCTTATCGTAAAACAGGCTAGATACATGTGTCCCATTACGCATGATATCTTAAGTAACAGTGTTCCATGCGCAGTTATTAGAACAACGTAtgatcatttatttatttaaacaattAGCAATGTGATGAACTTTGCAAATGATTTAATGTCAATTTTGCCCTTTTTTTCAGTGGTGACATAGTCACAATGGAATGTGtagaaaaaattataaaaaaagatTGGATCAATCCTTTGGATAGTACAAAATTAACCGAAGCAGATATTATACCTCTTCAGAGAGTAAGTACgagtaaaaataattaaaatttaataaattgatACTAATAATAATCTTTCATTTTTAGGGTGGCACTGGCTACGCAGCTGTAAATAATTGTTTAGAAGGAAAACACGAAAGGCCAGTATTACAAGCATAAAACCAACAATTATCGTTAATTTATGAAACATACAATTTTGATTGTACAAAAATGTCTCAATTTCATCTTGTAAAAATATGAattgaaaatatatattatactttattcgAAATTGTAAAGGAAAATTTGGAAAAACCTCGAATTCCTTTTATAAACTTCTAATGGTACTAAATATTACATAACTCTGTATGTTTCATTAAGAAAACCAACAATATAATCTTCATAAATGTTATAATAATGTATAATTACTTACAAAAGCACTGAAGTTATGTAAAATGTCTCCCACCTTCCATGTCTCCGCCACATTCCGTCATCTTCGTCAATTTTGGCAATCAATTTATCCATCACTCTAATCACAACCTATTTTAAACACACAAATTgcatttaattaataaatgcAATTACAATAACTATAAACATGAATATTATATTCCACGATTGTCTCAAAAAAGTCTGGTTACTTCGATAAAATGCGAGAAACGACTTCGCGGGTTAAAATGTCTACCACTATcagttttatttcaatatacctCTGACAAGAGTGCTCACAAACATAAAACTAACTTTCTCTTCGCTCTAACTACAATAATATATTTCAAAAACTATTTATTACCTTAGTTCCCACCAAAAAGCGTGTTTCAACAGGAAAACTGCGGCCACAAATAGCGTAACGGCTGCCAAGCGCAAAATTCTCGATTGCGCATATCCAACAGCCAATCGCAGCGAAGGATTCAAATTCTCCTTCCCGCGACTTTGAAATTAAAGAAAAGAGACCAATCGCGCGATTCGTTTCGCGCGGGATATCGATTCGCGATCCAATCAAGACTGTGGCTTCCGTCAGAAGGTGTCGCCATCTCAAGTAACAGAGATTTTTAAAGCATTCCGAATTTCTGGCGCTCCGCCGGCCAGGCGGCAATCTGCGAGTCTGCGTTAGTGTTCGATGTTCGCGTAGTGCTTGCGCGTGTCCAAACATTCGATTTCTCGCAGCGATCATATTTCTCTCGCAAATATCTGGTGTCATCCACGGTTATGAAGTGAAGAACTCGCGATGATCGTTCGCCAGTAAATCCAAGGTGAGTGCTCCTCGACGTAACTGTGCCATTTATCGGGACGACCTATTGTCACATGTGCCATGCCACGACGGTAACCCTTTGTACGACTGGTAAGTCAGCAATTTCGATACCCTCGCGAGCGAGATAATCGCTGCCAAACAAGATTATCTTCGTGcagtaattgcaccctgtaggaACGAAAGTTCTGAATATCAAACACGATTATTCGAGCGCTATTTAGTTGGGGGTTACCCTAGTTCGAGCTTCAGTTTTCGATGGAAGGAAATTGTTTCGCGATAGATCTATAAGTGGGCCACGCAAATGCATCGATTGGCGGTCTATCGGGCGTTTGATGGTTGTCGAAACGTAAGGGTAATATCGATGCGTTTCGTCATCGGTCGAATTGTATCTCGTTAAGCTCGAGACGAATGGTAAGAGCAAAACGAAagagtcgtataaaacgattgtcGTACGTCGCAGCGATGCGTTTCACACGGTAACCTTCGGTCTTCGGCATTTTCGTTTGCGCGTTCGCGGGTTTAACACGATGCGACCCCACCACTGGACACCGCGGCATCTCATTTTTCACGAGCGTGCATTTTCTGCCGGCATCCGTCAACCTTGTGTCTCGAACAGGAGAAACGTGTAACCGAAAGTTATTTCGTATTCGAGCTGCATTCCCTCGAGCAGATAACTCGCATGATAAAGCAATTTCTTAATAATCGATGAGGCCCGAATTCGATCGATCGTTCGCGACGTCTGATTATGTCATTTAAATCGATTTTCGTTTGACAATATTGATTATCACTTGTCACTGTATTCTCGCTGTAATTCGAATGCCAGTCGATGGCAGTTGATCTAATCTAGCCGATTGAAACCGAGATCGCAATCGCGTTGCATCGCTTGCAATGGAGCGATGCATCGCGCGGTGGTAAAATATTCGCAACTTGTTGAATGATTTTCGAAAGATTAATTTGCGAATTGTAGTTTCCTCTTAGGAGGTTTATTCCATTAGTTCTATGAATTTTTCATTCAACAAGGAAGTCGTGGAATAAACATACTAGTGgacgtacaattgcaaccacaatGGCGGTGTATATTACTTTGATCCAGTTTGTTGATAACCATGATGTAATTTAGAAGCATTAACATCCTCGCTATTGTTGACCTACTATCGTCTCAATATATGCAGTTACTATAATAAATAGTAAACGATAAAATAAATTACGTATACACACTTGCATTTGCACGAGCTTAAATTGTATTAATCGGTTAATGCATAACAGTAgataagggaaaaaattgtaaaGTAACTCATAACTGGTATACCAGCAAGTAATACTAGAAATTGCGAAGATAACCTTCCAACACACACATATACGTACATGTACATGTATTTTTGCATCCATATGATGCCTCAGCGTCAGACACATGCATACGTATGTACGCACGTACATAAACCGTACGCGAAACCTTGTTATATCACTAAGAAGGCACATTTCGCTATCTGCACACAACCATAGAACGCATAGACCACACACGCGTGTCTTACCATGTGTGAGTGTTTATCTGTATCCGTACTTTGCACTCACACATGGTTGTGCGCGCGCGTGTGAGTTCGCGCGTGGCTATACGTAATAGAAGGTTAAGCTAGGTTGACCGACCATGATGCAGTGTGCATGCGTAACGAATAGTTCGCGTCGATCGTACGAGAAACACGTACGTGAAGGGTAAAAACATGATACGTTCGTGTGCCTTTGTGCATATGTAGATGATAAGCGGCGACACGACGTTATATCATCGTCCACACGAGCCGCATGGCGCATATTGCTGCACGATTTCTGCAGTTCTTTCACCCAACGATTCGGCTCTACTATACGAACTGATATCTGCATACTTGGTATAAAGGGTGGTCCAGAAAAAGGTGGCCAATCTGGAAGGACTTGTACCTTAAGAATGACTAATATAAATACGAATGAGTACTTTTTTCTGAATTTCAGACATAACAGATACTTCTACTGGCTATTAAAATTTgaagtaatttttttttatttagaatATTGTATGTTTCGTATCTATAGTTATATAATCATAGACTATTAGAGACATTTGAAACCTCCTATAGTACTGCAGTGTTTATAGATACATATAACAAGTACATACAAGATAGAGTGCATAATTATATCTATACATTTTCAGATGTTAGTCATTTTTGGATCACCCTGTAGAAATCGATTCAGCAGATAATTCTTGAATGCAAATCGTGAACCGATTTGTTGACGTTTGCACCAGTGCAGCGGAGCCGGTGACAAACACGTTGTTACGATCGAAGTAGGTGGACGTATTCGAGATACATATGAATCGAATGCTGACTCGCTGAGTTTTGCTCGGTTACGGGTTATAGAAACTGCACGACAATACAAAGAGTGTTTTTACCATAGCGCGATGATAAGATATTCAATTGTGTTAGATGGATCTCTGCTGCAGAGTTTCTACAGCTAGTTTTACTTATAACAGGGAATTCACTTCCACtgaatacaattttatttttatgtacaGGGCGTTCCATAAAGAATTTTATACTCAAATGTAAACTCAAATTCAAACATAAGCGATTTTATGGACCATCCTGTAGATAGATTGGGGTGGGAATATTGGTTCCCTTTTATTTCTCAGATTTTAATAT from Calliopsis andreniformis isolate RMS-2024a chromosome 2, iyCalAndr_principal, whole genome shotgun sequence encodes:
- the LOC143184889 gene encoding nitric oxide synthase-interacting protein homolog; the encoded protein is MTRHARNCTAGAVYTYHEKKKDAAASGYGTNTQRVGKDSVKDFDCCCLTLQPCRNPVITKEGYLFDKEAILEYVLTKKREYARKLKEYEKQKQQAEDQSNEKTANEELQKLQKFLKGEKNIVSRNQTAANESTSSVSNMSNGKDKVLPSFWIPSKTPEAKEITLQKPDKTIYCPISGMPLKIKDLIPVKFTQVKDPDDKKSLIVKQARYMCPITHDILSNSVPCAVIRTTGDIVTMECVEKIIKKDWINPLDSTKLTEADIIPLQRGGTGYAAVNNCLEGKHERPVLQA
- the LOC143184896 gene encoding uncharacterized protein LOC143184896 codes for the protein MDPEFLSRLIPQNKDHVRPACKKCGYAGHLTYQCRNFIKVDPNKEIVLDVSSTSSDSDENYVTPLTELREKELKKKLKEAKKKHKDKKSKKKSKKRERSESTDTESEVEASSEEEKKHKHKKKKKKSKHKKRKKHKKDDSSDSNHDDKKK